In Pseudomonas sp. HR96, the DNA window ACAACGTGCAGCTCTGGTATAAGTTATGACGTCCTTACTAAATGCTTGTCCTATGTTTATCTGAGAAGGGGTGCCGGTAAAAGTGCCGACCCTTTCCAAAAATACCTTACCTACAACATACCTCAGCGATACCCGCTGAATCGTCAACAAGGAAGCTGCCATGCACATCTTGCTGACCGGCGGTACCGGTCTGATCGGCCGCCGTCTCTGCCAATACTGGCTTGCCCAGGGCCACCGGCTCACTGTGCTCAGCCGGCGCCCCGAAGAGGTCCCGCGGCTGTGCGGAGCCTCGGTTCAAGGTATCGCAGATTTGTCGCAGTTGGGCAATGCGCCGGTCGACGCGGTGGTCAACCTGGCCGGTCAGCCGATCGCTGCGCGGCCCTGGACCGGCAAGCGCCGCGCCAGCCTGTGGGCCAGTCGCATCGGTTCGACCGAGCGCCTGCTGGCCTGGCTGGAGAGCCGCGAGAGCCGGCCAGCGGTATTGATCTCCGGATCGGCGGTGGGCTGGTACGGCGACGGCGGCGAGCGTGAGTTGACCGAGGCCGCGCCGCCGGTCCGCGAGGATTTCGCCAGCCAGTTGTGCATCGCCTGGGAGGAAACTGCCTTGCGTGCGCAAGCGCTGGGTATTCGTGTGGCCTGCATCCGCACCGGGCTGGTGCTGGCCAGCGAGGGCGGTTTTCTGCAGCCGCTGAAGCTGCCGTTCAAACTGGGGTTGGGCGGCCCGATCGGCGATGGCCGGCAATGGATGGCATGGATTCACATCGATGACCAAATCGCCTTGATTGATTTTATCTTGCACCGCAACGATGCCAGCGGTCCCTATAATGCCTGCGCGCCGCAGCCGGTGCGCAACCGCGAGTTCGCCCGGTTGTTCGGCCGCGCGTTGCACCGGCCGGCCTTCCTGCCGCTGCCGGCGCTGCTGCTGCGGCCGCTGGGCGAAATGTCCGGGCTGCTGCTGGGCGGCCAGCACGCGCGCCCAGCCCGGTTGCTGGAAGCCGGCTTCGTCTTTCGCTACACCGAATTGTCCCAGGCGCTGGCCGAACTGGCGCCGCATCTGTGAACTGGCTGCACGTCTATCACCCTTTGATTCAGGACCTCGCATGACCGACCACGCCTTGCTGCTGGTGAACCTGGGCTCGCCAGCTTCGACCGAAGTGGCTGATGTCCGCCGTTATCTCAACCAGTTTCTGATGGACCCCTACGTCATCGACCTGCCCTGGCCGGTGCGCCGGCTGCTGGTGTCGCTGATCCTGGTCAAGCGGCCCGAGCAATCGGCCCACGCCTATGCCTCCATCTGGTGGGACGAAGGCTCGCCGCTGGTGGTGCTGACCCGACGCCTGCAGGCGGTGATGCGCGAACAATGGCGCCATGGCCCGGTGGAGATCGCCATGCGTTATGGCGAGCCGTCGCTGCAGACGGTGCTGACCCGCCTGGCCGGGCAGGGCGTCGGTGAGATAACCCTGGCACCTTTGTATCCGCAGTTTGCCGACAGCACCGTGACCACGGTGATCGAGGAAGCCAAACGCGTGGTGCGCGAACACCGGCTGGCGGTGAAATTTGCCGTGGTGCCACCGTTTTACGATCAGCCGGAATATATCCAGGCGCTGACCGCCAGTGCTCGTCCGTACCTGGAGGCGGCGCCGTTCGACCACCTGCTGCTGAGTTTCCACGGCCTGCCCGAACGTCACCTGACCAAGCTCGACCCGACCGGCAGCCACTGCCTGAAGGACGCCGGTTGCTGTCGCAACGCACCGCCTGCGGTGCTTGCTACCTGCTATCGCGCGCAGTGCATGCGCACGGCCGCCGCCTTTGCCACGAGTATGGGTTTGCCGGACGGCAAGTGGTCGGTGTCGTTCCAGTCGCGGCTGGGCCGCGCCAAATGGATCGAACCCTATACCGAGGCGCGTCTGGACGAGCTGGCGAAACAGGGGGTCAAGCGCCTTTTGGTGATGTGCCCGGCGTTCGTCGCCGATTGCATCGAAACCCTGGAGGAGATCGGCGATCGCGGCCGCGAGCAATTCGTCGCGGCCGGGGGAGAGGAGTTGGTGCTGGTGCCCTGCCTGAATGACAACCTTCAGTGGGGCGAGGCGTTGAATACCCTGTGCGAGCGAGCGCCGGTGATGGCCTGATGCCCAGGTGGGAGAGGTGCTCCTCTCCCTCTGACGCTCAATCCAGCGTCCGCTCCTTCCACTTGCCATGCCCAGGCAACACCAGGTTCAGCAGGATGGCCACCACGGCACACAGGGCGATGCCCTTGAGGCCGAAGTCGTTTGGCCCGGTGCCGCTGCCCACCAACACCCCACCGATGCCAAATACCAGGGTCACCGAAACGATCACCAGGTTGCGCGCCTCGCCCAGATCGATCTTGTGACGGATCAGGGTATTGAGGCCCACCGCCGCGATTGAGCCGAACAGCAGGCAGAGAATCCCGCCCATGACCGGCACCGGAATGCTCTGCAGCAAGGCCCCGAACTTGCCGATGAAGGCCAGGCTGATAGCGAAGACCGCCGCCCAGGTCATGATTTTCGGGTTGTAGGCCTTGGTCAGCATCACCGCACCGGTCACTTCGGCGTAGGTGGTGTTGGGCGGCCCGCCGAACAGGCCGGCGGCCGTGGTGGCCAGGCCGTCACCCAGCAAGGTGCGGTGCAGGCCAGGCTTTTTCAGGTAGTCGCGGCCGGTCACGCTGCCCACCGCGATCACCCCGCCGATGTGCTCGATGGCCGGTGCCAGTGCCACCGGGACGATAAACAGGATGGCCTGCCAGTTGAACGCCGGCGCGGTGAAGTGCGGCAACGCCAGCCAGGGCGCGGCGGCGATCTTCGCCACGTCGACCACGCCGAACCAGAACGACAGGGCAAAGCCCACCAGCACCCCGGAGATGATCGGCACCAGGCGGAAGATGCCTTTGCCGAACACCGCCACCACGATGGTGGTGAGCAGGGCCGGCATGGAGATCAGCATGGCGGTGCGGTAGGGCACCAGCTCGCTGCCGTCACCGGCCTTGCCCATGGCCATGTTGGCGGCGATCGGCGCCATCGCCAGGCCAATGGAAATCACCACCGGCCCGATCACCACCGGCGGCAGCAGGCGGTCGATGAAACCTGGACCCTTGAGCTTCACCGCCAGGCCCATGAAGGTGTAGACGAAGCCTGCGGCCATGACCCCGCCCATGGTCTCGGCCAGGCCGAACTGGCCCTTGGCGAGGATGATCGGGGTGATGAAGGCAAAGCTGGACGCGAGGAACACCGGCACCTGGCGCCCGGTCACCAGCTGGAACAAGAGGGTCCCCAGGCCGGCCGTGAACAGCGCGACGTTGGGGTCGAGCCCGGTGATCAGCGGCATCAGCACCAGGGCGCCGAATGCCACGAAGAGCATCTGCGCGCCGGAGACGATTTGCCGCCACAGCGGATCGTTGAACTCGTCGGCCATGCTCAAGCGTCCTTCTGCTTGGTGCCGAAGATCTTGTCGCCGGCATCGCCCAGGCCCGGGATGATGTAGCCGTGTTCGTTGAGACGCTCGTCGATCGAGGCGGTGTAGATCTGCACGTCGGGGTGGGCTTTCTCTACGGCGGCGATGCCTTCGGGGGCCGCCACCAGCACCATGGCGCGGATGTCCTTGCAGCCGGCTTTCTTCAGCAGGTCGATGGTGGCAACCATCGAGCCGCCGGTGGCCAGCATCGGGTCGATGATCATCGCCAGGCGCTCTTCGATGCCCAGTACCAGTTTTTCCAGATAGGTATGGGCCTCCAGGGTCTGCTCGTTGCGGGCGACACCCACGGCGCTGACCTTGGCCCCCGGGATCAGGCTGAGCACGCCTTCGAGCATGCCGATGCCGGCGCGCAGGATGGGCACCACGGTGATCTTCTTGCCAGCGATCTTCTCGACCTGCACCGGGCCGCACCAGCCGTCGATCTGGTAGCTCTCCAGTGGCAGGTCCTTGGTGGCCTCGTAGGTCAGCAGGGCGCCAACCTCCTGCGCCAGCTCACGAAAGTTCTTCGTGCTGATGTCGGCACGGCGCATGAGGCCGAGCTTGTGGCGGATCAGCGGGTGGCGGATCTCTCGAATGGGCATGGGGGCGGGGCTCCGGAAGGCAAAAAAACGCGCTAGATTAGACTATTTGGTCAACTCTGTAACAGCCGCAAACGCGACATTTAGCACGTTAGTCCACAAATGCTTGAACTGCGGGCGGTGGATGCGTACCTTTGCCCGCTTTTCACCGACCGCCCCCCTGGAGAGCGCCATGTCCGCTGACCTCGAGCACATCCGTCAAGTGATGCGCGAAGCCGATTGCCTGCACACTGAAGCCGACGTCGAGGCGGCGATCGCGCGCGTTGGCGCGCAGATCAATGCCGATCTGGCCGAGCGCAACCCGGTGGTGTTCTGCGTGATGAACGGCGGCCTGATCTTTTCCGGCAAATTGCTGACCCACCTGAATTTCCCGCTGGAAGCGTCCTACCTGCACGCCACTCGCTACCGCAACCAGACCAGTGGCGGCGATCTGTTCTGGAAGGCCAAGCCGGAGGTGTCGTTCATCGACCGCGACGTGCTGATCATCGACGACATCCTCGACGAGGGTCACACCCTCAGCGCCATCATCGACTTCTGCAAACACGCTGGCGCTGCCGCCGTGCACACCGCCGTGCTGATCGACAAGGATCACGACCGCAAGGCGTCGCCGGGCTTGAAGGCCACCTATACCGGTTTGCCGTGCGTGGATCGTTACGTGTTCGGTTATGGCATGGACTACAAAGGGTACTGGCGCAATGCGGCGGGGATCTATGCGGTGAAGGGGCTGTAACCTTTCCCAGGATCAAACCGGCCTGGCGGCCTCTCGGGGGCTTCGCCCCCTCCCATGGAGTGCGTGCTACAGTGCTCGCCCGCCTGCCCGGAGCCTGCCATGCGCTTGAAGATCGCCGCTTTTGCCTTGCTGTCCGCCGCCCCCTTCGCCGTGACTGCCGCCGCCACCCCGCCGGCCAGTGTGCCGATGCACGCCCAGTACCTCCCGCCGGACGAGCTGGGCCTGCGCACTGGCAAGCCGGAACAGCAACAGCTGTTGCAGGTGACCGAGTTCACCGTGGTGGTGGGCAACCAGCGGCTGTCCAGCCAGCAGCCGATCCCGGTGACTTCCGCCGTCTCGCTGCGCCTCAAGGGCAAGGCACTGAACAAGGGCGCGAACATCAGTGAAGTGCTGATTACCTTCGATGCAGAAAGCAAAAGCCTGAAAAAGCCTGCCTACGACGACGACAGCAAGACCCTGAGCCTCAACTATCCGCTGGGGCAGTACCGCACCATCGTCGACCTGCTGCGCAATGACACGGTCTACGTCCAGTTCCTGACCTATCCCAACGGCCACATCTGGGCCGACCTGCACACCGGTGCCGAACACGCGCGTTGAGCCTGCGGGCGCGGCAGAGTTACACTTGCCGCCCCGTGAACGCCTTCAAGCGAGTTGGTAGACCGATGCGTAAAGACAAGAAGCAGGTGATTGGTGACGAGATCGGCGACGAGCAGATCAAATTGTTCCTCGACTTCGAGCCGGTGGACGCCACTTCGCCGTCCTTGCACAAGCTGATCAAGGCGTATCGCGGCCTGCGCGTCGACGACTTCGAACGCTTCGTCGGCTTCTTCAAGGCCGCTGGCTACGACCTGGATGGCAAGGACGAGCACGGTCAGGACTTTATCGCCTTGATCAAGGACCAGCGCAACGCGCCCGAATACATCGAGATCATCGAAAAGGCTCGCTGAGCCCGCGCCAGGTAAAAGCCTGCGCATGAAAAAACGCCCCGGCCGGGGCGTTTTTTCATGGGGCCATGACAGCCCTCAAGCGTAGTGCTGCGCCCCGTCGTTCGGCGTAGCGGCCAGGCCCAGGGCCTCGTCGCTCTGTGCGCGGACTCGGCGATACAGCTCGGCGTCGGTCTGCAGGGCCTTTTCACGGGCCGGGAAGATTTCCTCAAGCTTGCTCGACCAGGCGGCCGAACGCGTCTGCTCGGGGAAGCAGCGCTCGAGCAGCTCGAGCATGATCGACACGGTCACCGAGGCGCCCGGGGAGGCCCCAAGCAGCGCTGCCAGCGAGCCATCCTTCGCCGACACCAGCTCGGTGCCGAACTGCAGGATGCCGCCCTTCTTCGCGTCCTTCTTGATGATCTGCACGCGCTGGCCAGCCACTTCCAGACGCCAGTCTTCGGCTTTGGCCTCGGGGTAGAAGCGGCGCAGCGAGTCCAGGCGTTGCTCCATGGACTGGCGGACTTCGCTCATCAGGTACTTGGTCAGGTCCATGTTGTCGCGGGCCACCGCGAGCATCGGGCCGATGTTGCCGGCGCGTACCGACAGCGGCAGGTCGAGGAACGAACCGTGCTTGAGGAACTTGGTGGTGAAGCCGGCGTAAGGCCCGAACAGCAGGGACTTCTTGCCGTCGACCACGCGGGTGTCCAGGTGCGGCACCGACATCGGCGGCGAACCTACCGCAGCCTGGCTGTAGACCTTGGCCTGGTGGCGCTCGACCACTTCCGGCTTGTCGCAACGCAGCCACTGGCCGCTGACCGGGAAGCCGCCGAAGCCCTTGCTCTCGTCGATGCCCGACAGTTGCAGCAGCGGCAGGGCTGCGCCACCGGCGCCGAGGAAGACGAATTTGGCATCCAGCTCACGGCTGCTGCCGCTGACGGCATCCTTGATGGTCACGCGCCAGCCGCTGCCCTGACGGCTCAGGCCGGTGACCTTGCTGGAATACTTGACCTTGGCATTGGCAGTGCTGCCCAGGTGGGCCAGCAGCTTGTTGGTCAAGGCGCCGAAGTTGACGTCGGTGCCGCCCATCACGCGGGTGGCGGCGATCTGCTGGTCGGCGGGGCGGCCCGGCATCATCAGCGGCATCCACTCGACCATGGTGGCTTTGTCTTCGGTGTAGAGCATGTCGGCGAAGGCATGATGCTGCTTGAGCATCTCCCAGCGCTTCTTGAGGAACGCCACGCCCTTGTCACCCTCGACGTAGCTCAGGTGCGGGATGGGGTTGATGAATTCTCGGGCCGCACCGAAGCTGCCCTTGCGTTGCAGGTGCGCCCAGAACTGCTTGGACACCTCGAACTGCGAGTTGATCTGCACGGCTTTCTTGATGTCGACCGAGCCGTCGGCGGCCTGAGGCGTGTAGTTCAGTTCGCACAGCCCGGCATGACCGGTACCGGCGTTGTTCCATGGGTTGGAACTCTCGGCGGCGCCGGAGTCCATGGCCTCGACCACTTCCAGCGTGAGCGTCGGGTCCAGTTCCTTGAGCAGTACGGCCAGGGTGGCACTCATGATGCCAGCCCCAACAAGTACGACATCGACTGCTTCGTTGTGCGCCATGTAACGCGTCTCCAAAATCTTCAGCACCAATTTGACAGCAAGGCGTCGCGTTTGCCATTCGACCATCGGTCAGCGCAATCGTCTTGCCCAGCGAAAAGCGTCAGGCCCGGGTGGTTGAGGGCACCAGGGTGCCGGCGGTGGATGCTGTTCGGGACGTCGATAAAGCTATTGTGAATGCAGAACTGTTCATTTGCTCGCCACACTCTTGTGAAGTAGGAATGATGTACGCAGACATCGCTCTTGCACGCTCTTTTGGAGTCGTTAACCTCGAAAAGGGCCACCCCCGTCACGCGTGCAGATGGATGCGCGGCAAATGGCAGCTCTGGCAGGGCAGGGCGAAATCGGTGGGGGTCACCCGCCACGGCGCTTCGGACCTGCTCTGGATGGGCGGCTCTCTGTGGGCAATGCGGGAGCAAATGGCAGCATTTGCATTGATGCGAGGCCCGATCAGGAGACGTCCTTATAATCGGGGGGAGATTATAACGATGAATCGCCGAGAAATGATCCTGTTACATGACATTTCTTGGACGCTGGAGGCGAAAGTGGGCGGTGACTGGCCAGTCTTTTGCGGGCCGGCGCGTCGCTTTCCAGCCGCGCTGGTTTGCCGGGGGCGGGCACCGCTATACTGCGGCCCTGTTGCCTATTCCCTTGGAGAGACGAGCATGTTGCAACGCCTGTTGTTCGGTTTGATCGCTGTGGCCACCTTGACCTTGGCCGGTTGTGCCAACAGCCCGCAACAACTCAGCCCGGAACCTCGGCTGACCTCGCAATTCGCCGCCGTCGGCCAGGGCCAGCAGGTGGCCGTGCGTGTGGTCGATGGCCGCGCCTCGCAAAGCCTCGGCACTCGCGGTGGCCTGTACCCGGAGACCAGCGCGGTGACCGTCAATGGCTCCGACCTGCTGCCCAAGCTGCAGGCCCAGACCGAAGCGGCCGTGCGCCTGCTGGGTTTCACCCCGACCCAGGGCGGCAGCGGCCCGCAGTTGACCCTGACCCTGACCGACCTCAAATACCAGTCGCCTAAAGACAGCATGTACGTGACCGAGGCTACCATCAGCGCCAACTTCCGCGCCGACGTGGTCAGCGGCAGCCGCCACTACAGCGGCCGTTATGCCGCCTCGCTGGACCAGCGTTTCGGCATGGCGCCGAACCAGGAAACCAACACCCGGCTGGTCAGTGATGTGTTGAGCGATGCGCTGACCCGCGTATTCAAGGATGCCACCATCGGGCAGACCCTCAGCCAGCAGTAAGTCGCCGCAAAGATTCCCCCTAGGACCGAGCGAGCTCGGTCCTAGGGGGGCACCTTCAAGCCGCCTGGTACAACTCCAGCAGGCTGATCCCGGTCGCCAGGTCCACTTCCGGCCAGTCGCGGTGCTGGTGCCCGCCCAATGCGCAATACACCACCCACTGGCGATCCTGCACGTTGAAGGCAAGCGCGTCGATCAGCGCTTGCTGTTCGTCGCTGGGGGCGATCAGGTAGAGGCGGTCCTGGTTCTGGGCGTGCAGCATGACGATCTCCGAGGCTGTGCAAATGAGGTGCGACAGCCTGGCGCTTTTACATGACGGGCGTATGACGTTGCCCTATAAAGGCAGGCCGGCCTTGACCCGGTACTGGTTGCGCACCGGCGTGGCGTACTGCACCACCAGGTAGGGCTGCTGCTCCACCGGGCATTCGTCCAGGCGGCTTTGCCATTCTTCCCTGGCCTGGGCCAGCTCCTCCTCACCGAACACCTCTTCGGCGCGCGGCACCTGCAGGCTCGGGTCGGCGTCGGCCCACTGCGCGTAAGCCAGGTAATGCACCGGGAACAGGCGGTAGCCGCCGAGAATCAGGCGGTCGACCTCGGCCGCCAATTGCTTGGTGTCTTCGAACACCTCGCTGATCGGCGGTGCGAAATTGACGTGCACCCGGCCCTTGTAGCCAGTGATGCCCTTGGCGATGCTCTGGTCGTCCTCGCCCGGCGCCTTGGTGTAGCTGCCGGTGGTGGCGCGCAGGTAGAGCTCGCGGGCCTTGGCCTGGTCGCAGGGGTCGTACTCGTAGCTGATCGACACCGGGGTCAGGTTGAGTGAGCGGATCACCTCGCCGAACGGCTCGTCCTTGCGGCTCATGTGAAACATTTTCAGGATCGCCGAATCGGTACGGTCGTCACCGTCCTTGGCACGCCCCTCGGCCTGAGCGATCCAGATCGACTGGCAGTCTTTGCGGATCGAGTGGCTGATATAGGCCGACAGCAGTTGGTAGGCCGCCAGTTTTTCCCGGCGCCCGCTCAGCGAGCGATGCACGATGAAGCTCTTGTTCAGGCGCATCAGGTCGCTGACGAAGGGCTTTTGCAGCAGGTTGTCGCCGATGGCGATGCGCGGCGTGGGCAGGCCGGCGTGGTACACCGCATAGTTGACGAAGGCCGGGTCCATGACGATGTCGCGATGGTTGGCCAGAAACAGATAGGCGCTGCCCGACTTGAATTGTTCGACGCCGGTGTAGGTCACACCGTCGGTGGCGCGGTCGATGGTTTTGTCGACGTAATACTCGACCTTGTCCTGCAGGGTCGCGACGTTGGTGACGCTGGCGAACTCTTTGCGCAGTCGATGGGCTATAAGTGGTTTGAGCGCCCAGCTGAACGCGCCGGCGGTGCGCGGAAAACGAAAGTGGGTGAGGATGTCGAGAAACGCCTGGTCGCTGAGCAGCCGTGCCAGTACGGCAGGTACCTCGGCGTCGTCATACGGTCGGATGGCATCGAATTCGCCCATCATGCTCTCTTGTTGTAAACGGCTGGTGATCGAGACTGCGCTGGTGTTCATGAAAACCCAACGTTGCAAAGTAGACCGGCGATTATACGCATAACTGAAGTGGAGAGACCGTGATGCTGGAAACCCAAGCGTACGACTGCCCCTATTGCGGCGAGCCGGCCGAGGCGGTGCTGGACCTGTCCGGCGGCGACCAGCAGTACATCGAGGACTGCCCGGTGTGCTGCCGGCCCATTGTCTTCAACCTGCAGACCGATGGCCAGGAATGGATGCTGGACGTGTACAGCGAGAACGAATGATGCGCCGAGTCTATGAGCCTGGAAGCCTGATGGAAGCGCAGATGCTGGTCGACATGCTTGCCAGTGAAGGCGTGCAGGCCTACCTCAGTGGCGGCGATCTGGTTGGCGGCATGGGCGACCTGCCGGCCATGGGGCTGCTGTCGTTGAATGTCGATAACGACCAGGCCGAGCACGCGCGCCAACTGATCGCCGAGTACAATGCGGCCTTGCCGTTGTCCGGCGATGATCAACCGGACAGCGTTCCCGGTATTTTGCTGTGCTGAGTGGCTGCTGTCGGTGGGCCCAAGAGTGTTTTTGCTGATGTGTGGACGTTACGCTTTATTTCGCTGGTCGCCGGCCTTTGCCGCGCTGCCGGGCTTTCCTGCCGACCAGCAGGCGCAGTGGAACATCTCGCCGGGCGATTCGGTGCTGATCCAGCGTCTGGACGCCGGCCAGCCGCAATTGGCCCGCGCACGCTGGGGCCTGACGCCGGCCTGGCTGACCGACTTGTCGCGCACCCCGGCCCATGCTCGCGCCGAGACCGTGGTCGAACAGCCGATGTTCCGCGAGGCGTTGCGCCTGCGCCGCTGCCTGTTGCCCGCCAACGGTTTTTACGAATGGCGCGGCAGCGTGCGCAAGCGTCCTTACTGGTTGACGCCGGGGGAGGGCTCCTCGCTGTTCTTTGCAGCGATCTGGGAGGCCTACCCGGTGCAGGAACAGGTCTGGCTGAGCACTGCGGTGATTACCCAGCCGGCCGCCGGGCAGCGCCGGCCACTGATCCTCGACGCGGCCGGCCAGCAAGCCTGGCTCGACCCCGACACGCCGATGCCGGTGCTGCATACCTTGCTTGCTGCGCCGCCGGCGGCGTTGCGCGAGCGGCCGCTGGCCAATCTGATCAATGATCCCAAGCTCAACGCGCCGGAGTGCCTGACCCCGGCGTGATAAGGCTTTTGGCCATGCAATTGTATCGAAGGCAATACAAAGACTAGGATGACCCGGTTTTCATCAGGAGTCCGAGTATGCGCACATCACTCTCCATCGCCTGCGCCGCGATGCTGCTGGCCGGTTGCCAGGCGGTCAACACCACCGATCCTGGCGCCGTGGGCGTCGACCGCAAGCAATACATGTTCAGCCTGCTGACCACCGACCAGGTCAACCAGATGTACGCCCAGTCCTATCAGCAGACCGTCAGCGAAGCGAGCACCAAGGGCGAACTGGCCAAGGGCAGCAGCGACGACACCCGGGTGCAGGCCATTGCCAAGCGCCTGATTGCCCAGGCGCCGACGCTGCGCGCCGACTCGGCGCAGTGGCAGTGGGAGGTCAATGTGATCAAGAGCGATGAGCTCAATGCCAACTGCGGGCCTGGCGGCAAGATCATCGTCTATTCGGGGTTGATCGATAAGCTGCAATTGTCCGACGACGAGATCGCCGCCGTGATGGGCCATGAGATCGCCCATGCCCTGCGTGAGCATGGCCGCGAGGCGATGTCCAAGGCCTACGGCGTGCAGATGGCCCGCGATGGCGCGGGCAGTCTGCTGGGTCTGGGCCAGGACAGCCTGGCACTGGCCGACACCGTGGTGCAGTACAGCCTGACCCTGCCCAACAGTCGTGCCAACGAGAACGAAGCCGACCTGCTCGGCCTCGAACTGGCGGCCCGAGCCGGCTATAACCCCAACGCCGCCATCACCCTGTGGAACAAGATGGGCGCCGCCGCCAATGGGTCGGCGCCCCCCGAGTTCATGAGCACGCACCCGGCCTCGGCCAACCGTATCGCCGCGTTGCAGGCGGCGATCCCCAAGGTGATGCCGCTGTATCAGAAGACCTTGTGACTCACGCCCCGCTACTGACCTTAATGGCCTGATACACCGCAATGATCGCCAGCACGAAGAACGCCGCAGCGGCGACCCGGCGAATCAAGGTCAGTGGCAGGCGGTCGGCGGCGAAGTTGCCGGCCAGCACCACGGGCACGTTGGCGATCAGCATGCCCAGGGTGGTGCCGATGATCACCAGCAGCAGGTCCGGATACTGCGCGGCGAGCATGATGGTGGCGACCTGGGTCTTGTCGCCGATCTCGGCGATGAAGAAGGCGATCAGGGTGGTCAGGAATGGACCGAACGCGCGCTTGGTGGTGGCTTCGTCGTCGTCCATCTTGTCCGGCACCAGAGTCCACAGCGCGGTGGCGGTGAAGCTGGCGGCGAGAATCCAGTGCAGGATCGAGTCGGTCAGGTAGCTGCTGATCCAGGCCCCCACGGCCCCGGCGGCGGCATGGTTGGCCAGGGTCGCGGCGACGATGCCGGCGATGATCGGCCAAGGCTTGCGAAAGCGTGCCGCCAGGATCAGGGCGAGCAATTGGGTCTTGTCGCCGATTTCGGCGAGGGCCACGATCCCGGTAGGGACGAGAAGGGATTCCAGCATCAGGTGAGTTCCTATGGGGGC includes these proteins:
- a CDS encoding SOS response-associated peptidase, which encodes MCGRYALFRWSPAFAALPGFPADQQAQWNISPGDSVLIQRLDAGQPQLARARWGLTPAWLTDLSRTPAHARAETVVEQPMFREALRLRRCLLPANGFYEWRGSVRKRPYWLTPGEGSSLFFAAIWEAYPVQEQVWLSTAVITQPAAGQRRPLILDAAGQQAWLDPDTPMPVLHTLLAAPPAALRERPLANLINDPKLNAPECLTPA
- a CDS encoding putative signal transducing protein; translated protein: MRRVYEPGSLMEAQMLVDMLASEGVQAYLSGGDLVGGMGDLPAMGLLSLNVDNDQAEHARQLIAEYNAALPLSGDDQPDSVPGILLC
- a CDS encoding TMEM165/GDT1 family protein, giving the protein MLESLLVPTGIVALAEIGDKTQLLALILAARFRKPWPIIAGIVAATLANHAAAGAVGAWISSYLTDSILHWILAASFTATALWTLVPDKMDDDEATTKRAFGPFLTTLIAFFIAEIGDKTQVATIMLAAQYPDLLLVIIGTTLGMLIANVPVVLAGNFAADRLPLTLIRRVAAAAFFVLAIIAVYQAIKVSSGA
- a CDS encoding M48 family metallopeptidase, with the translated sequence MRTSLSIACAAMLLAGCQAVNTTDPGAVGVDRKQYMFSLLTTDQVNQMYAQSYQQTVSEASTKGELAKGSSDDTRVQAIAKRLIAQAPTLRADSAQWQWEVNVIKSDELNANCGPGGKIIVYSGLIDKLQLSDDEIAAVMGHEIAHALREHGREAMSKAYGVQMARDGAGSLLGLGQDSLALADTVVQYSLTLPNSRANENEADLLGLELAARAGYNPNAAITLWNKMGAAANGSAPPEFMSTHPASANRIAALQAAIPKVMPLYQKTL